Proteins from a genomic interval of Zingiber officinale cultivar Zhangliang chromosome 1B, Zo_v1.1, whole genome shotgun sequence:
- the LOC121975010 gene encoding ras-related protein Rab11B, translated as MSYRAEDDYDYLFKVVLIGDSGVGKSNLLSRFTRNEFNLESKSTIGVEFATRTIRVDDKVIKAQIWDTAGQERYRAITSAYYRGAVGALVVYDITRHATFENIERWLKELRDHTDPNIVIMLVGNKADLGHLGAVSTEDAKDFAEREHTFFMETSALESLNVEGAFTEVLTQIYNVASRKALEAGDDSAALPKGQTINVGKDDVSAVKKVGCCST; from the exons ATGTCATACAGAGCGGAGGACGACTACGACTACCTCTTCAAGGTGGTGCTTATTGGGGATTCTGGCGTTGGCAAATCTAATCTCCTCTCGCGGTTTACCAGGAACGAGTTCAACCTCGAGTCCAAGTCCACTATCGGGGTCGAGTTCGCCACCCGAACTATTCGCGTCGATGACAAGGTTATCAAGGCTCAGATTTGGGACACCGCGGGTCAGGAGAG ATACCGAGCAATCACAAGTGCATATTATCGGGGAGCTGTTGGTGCACTAGTTGTGTACGATATTACTCGTCATGCAACATTTGAGAACATAGAAAGATGGTTGAAGGAACTAAGGGACCACACTGATCCCAACATTGTCATCATGCTCGTGGGAAACAAGGCAGATTTGGGTCATCTCGGAGCCGTTAGTACTGAGGATGCAAAGGATTTTGCAGAGAGAGAGCACACCTTCTTCATGGAGACATCTGCACTGGAATCATTGAATGTGGAAGGTGCCTTTACTGAAGTGCTTACTCAGATCTATAATGTCGCTAGTAGGAAGGCACTTGAAGCTGGCGATGATTCAGCTGCTTTACCAAAGGGACAGACAATCAATGTTGGAAAGGATGATGTTTCAGCTGTTAAGAAAGTTGGCTGTTGCTCCACTTAG
- the LOC121989689 gene encoding probable 3-hydroxyisobutyrate dehydrogenase-like 2, mitochondrial, giving the protein MEENQRRGYPDPIRPGHTRIGWIGPGIMGSPMAARLISAGYRLTVYARTPSKAAHLLRLGAALAPSPADAARSADVVFTIVSRTSDVRSVLLHPSSGALASLPTGGVLVDCTTCDPALAREVAAAARARGCWSVDAPVSGADVGAREGRLAIFAGGEEAVVRWLAPLFDLLGRATWLGPAGCGQSAKLANQVVGAGSLMGLSEAALFAERAGLGVAEFVEAVRGGAAGTNIMEIFGERVAGRDFAPGGFAEYYVKDLEMALEEAGVKAGAGEQGRMSVAAALPGTALCRQLYSGMIANGDHKMGLHGLITVLERMNGKREGN; this is encoded by the coding sequence ATGGAGGAGAACCAGCGCCGCGGTTACCCCGATCCTATTCGCCCCGGCCACACCCGCATCGGTTGGATCGGCCCCGGTATCATGGGCTCTCCCATGGCCGCCCGCCTCATCTCCGCCGGCTACCGCCTCACCGTGTACGCCCGCACCCCCTCGAAGGCTGCCCACCTCCTCCGCCTCGGCGCCGCCCTCGCCCCCTCCCCCGCCGACGCTGCCCGGTCCGCTGACGTCGTCTTCACCATCGTCAGCCGCACCTCGGACGTCCGCTCCGTCCTTCTCCACCCCTCCTCCGGCGCCCTCGCTTCCCTCCCCACCGGCGGCGTCCTCGTCGACTGCACCACCTGCGACCCCGCCCTCGCCCGAGAGGTCGCCGCCGCCGCACGCGCCAGGGGCTGCTGGTCCGTCGACGCACCGGTTTCTGGCGCCGACGTGGGCGCTCGTGAGGGGCGGCTCGCGATCTTCGCCGGCGGCGAGGAGGCCGTGGTGCGGTGGCTTGCCCCCCTTTTCGACCTTCTAGGGCGCGCGACGTGGCTGGGGCCTGCCGGGTGCGGGCAGAGCGCTAAGTTGGCGAACCAGGTGGTGGGGGCGGGCAGCCTCATGGGCCTGAGCGAGGCGGCTCTGTTCGCGGAGAGGGCAGGGCTCGGCGTGGCGGAGTTCGTGGAGGCAGTGAGGGGCGGCGCGGCGGGGACCAACATAATGGAAATCTTCGGGGAGCGGGTGGCCGGGAGAGACTTCGCCCCGGGCGGGTTCGCGGAGTACTACGTGAAGGATTTGGAGATGGCGCTGGAGGAGGCGGGCGTTAAGGCAGGAGCAGGGGAACAGGGGAGGATGTCGGTGGCCGCGGCCCTGCCGGGGACGGCGCTGTGCCGGCAGCTGTACTCGGGGATGATCGCGAACGGGGACCACAAGATGGGGTTGCACGGCCTCATCACCGTCCTCGAGAGGATGAACGGAAAGCGTGAGGGGAACTAA
- the LOC121989758 gene encoding WRKY transcription factor 23-like: MTGDDGELFGYHDDHLEFFQSVSNTLQGFMSFEDHCLNYGPSDVPWWQQNAEFASCREEVEFDAEESPSQRKLMLTQSSLSSSLLEEEEEVVVEIEEMSQQELVADMDKFKHHEKKPKKRGEKRQREPSFAFITKSEVDHLEDGYRWRKYGQKSVKNSPFPRSYYRCTTQKCQVRKRVERSYQNPSTVITTYEGKHTHASSETTPRVQYFPMTPPPSAAVKAPSLIHHHHHHHLLMQQQHLLGGIEHLNM, encoded by the exons ATGACGGGAGACGACGGAGAGCTCTTCGGCTACCACGACGACCACCTCGAGTTCTTCCAATCCGTCTCCAATACCCTGCAGGGATTCATGAGTTTTGAGGACCACTGCTTAAACTACGGCCCTTCCGACGTGCCATGGTGGCAGCAGAATGCAGAGTTCGCGAGCTGCCGAGAGGAGGTGGAATTCGATGCGGAGGAGAGTCCTTCCCAGAGGAAGCTCATGCTAACGCAGTCTTCGTTGTCTTCATcattgctagaggaagaagaggaggtagTGGTGGAGATTGAAGAGATGAGCCAACAAGAATTAGTTGCTGATATGGACAAATTTAAACACCATGA GAAGAAACctaagaagagaggagagaagcGGCAGAGGGAGCCTAGCTTCGCCTTCATCACCAAGAGCGAGGTTGATCATCTTGAAGATGGATATAGGTGGAGAAAATATGGCCAAAAATCAGTAAAAAATAGTCCTTTTCCAAG AAGCTATTATCGGTGCACAACGCAAAAGTGCCAGGTGAGGAAGAGAGTGGAGAGATCATATCAAAATCCATCCACTGTGATCACAACTTATGAAGGGAAACACACGCACGCTAGCTCTGAGACGACTCCTCGAGTGCAATATTTTCCGATGACACCACCTCCATCGGCGGCCGTGAAAGCACCGAGCTTaatccaccaccaccaccaccaccaccttctGATGCAGCAGCAGCATCTACTCGGCGGCATTGAACATTTGAACATGTAA